A segment of the Lolium perenne isolate Kyuss_39 chromosome 3, Kyuss_2.0, whole genome shotgun sequence genome:
TTGGTATGCTGTGACAGAACTCGGATATGGTCTTGATCTTGAAATACAACTTTAAACTTAAACTTTTTTTTGGCATGGATGACAGATTTAGTACTATCCCTGTCCATAGAAAAATGTCGTAAGTTTGTCTAAATTTTGATGTATCTAAATACTCTTTGGTTCATAGATAATTTAGAACTCAGATAAATCTTCGATATCTTTTTATGAACTGAGAAAATATATTCAAAAAATGACATTCGTCTTAAATGTTACTACAAGAGACTAAACTAAGCAACATTAAAGATCTGAAAACAAATTGCAACATTTCATTATTCATTTCGTTCATCAGGCATTAACTAAATTCTGTGGTAAAACTCGCCCAATGCAACCATCGATCAGAGCAAGCAAGCATGCATGCGCCTTTGTACGCACTCCTCGATCGATCAAAGTTCAAAATGCGTCAAGATCGAGGAACTCGTCCGGGTCAAGAAACGGCGCCTCGTCCTGCCTCTGCGCGACGGCGGcgacgtggtggtggtggttgccgGCTGGCTGCGGCCAAcgcggcggcgggggaggaggAACGGGAGCCTGCTGCTGGAGCTGTATCTGCGCGGCGGCCATGTCGAGCTGCGCCCGCGTCCTGGCCAGCTCGCACTGCGCGACGAGGATCTCCTCCTGCAGCCGGTTGATGATCCCGGTGCATCCGTACACCGGGTCACCCACCCGCCACTGCGCCTCCATGGCCAACGACTCCGCCGcctgccctctctcctccaccggcAGGCTCTGCAAAATGACAGCTCGCCGATGTAAATCTTCAGCCATGGGGGCACGAACTCTTAAACTAGCTGATAGTTTTGTCAATATTATGGCGGATTAGCACGCACCTGGAGCAGCCTGGCGACGTTGCTGGCGCCGAAGACCCGGTGCACGCAAGCGTAGCGGTGGGGGTGCGATGCCGGGAAGTAGGGGGCGAGCACGCAGTCGTGGGCGCACCGCCGCCGCAGGTACTTGCACGCCGCGCACCGCTTCGGACTGTTGCCACCGCCTTCCAGCTGGTCTTCCTCCGGCTGCATGTCCACGTTGTTGCCGGTCATCGCCGACATGATCGATGATGATCTAGCGTTAGATCTTCGTGTGAGTTTCTGGGATTTCGTGGATCTTTGGAAGATTTCGGGGTGAGATCTTGTGGGCGCATGCTTATATACACGGGTGCATGATGGGGAGCTGGAAATGGCAACAGCAACGGCTACGTTCGTGTAAGCATGGTAACCTCAACGGCATTGTTGTTGCCAATTATATCAGGAGAGCTGCCGCCATTGCTCCTCTCCTCTGCATGCAGGCTGGCccaccctgcaccgtcgccgtcgccgtggcAGATCGGTGCTTTGCTGCAAGTCCGCAAATGCAAGAATATATGTGCATGTAACTTACGTCAGTACCAATATCGCCACAGCATAGTTTGAGATACGGAGAAATGGCATGTTAAAATAGGAATATGGATATGCTGCATTCCGCTTTGCTCAAACGACATGGATTACTTATAACTCCTTTCTGACCAACAGTGTATTACAACACAAACTATGCACTGTAGGGGCAGCTTATTTGGAACGGTACACGTTCTTTGTCTTCTGTTCCGTGCCTGAATTCTGAAAGCTTTGCTGCATTGCCGACTCTtggaagttggaacactgatcgacGAAACCAATTCATATTCGTGTAGCAGGAATTGCAGAGTCCACAGCTAGCCGAAAGGACATTCAGGCCCAGCAAGGCCTATTTGTGTAGTGCAGGGATAGGATGAAATTGGACCAGGTTTGCAACCTAAGCCCATCCATATCCAATAATGCCATCCACCCACAACGTGGAAACCATAAACTGTGgtttttagagcatctccagtcgcgtcccccaaaccgtcccccaaagggatttggagcgcaccggacaaaaaaagcgttccagccgcgtcccccaaagcccttttttgtccggcgcgcccctatacggtgtccggcgccccgagcccgtccccgtcccacaggggacgcaccgggcacgccggacacaacgaaatgagaggcgaggaggcgcggggccgacgcgtcagcggcacagttaattttaacctaaccgtcgcctacctcgcgacggaagttattcgcgcgcagcggcatctttgccttaatggcgatggaggggcaggcgagacgtctcgttggtgctgcgcagcctccacgcgtcgccggcgttcgcacgccaccgcccgttcccgcgcgatcttcccgcctcttctcgtctgttcccgcgctttcttcccgacgccggcgtctataaaaggtctcccggctcatcaatggtagccaccacaccccgccggcaacaaacacagccctcgtcgctccacagccgtctcctccatcaccagtggcaatggcgaaccgccccggcgatggccacttccctccaccgccgtctcctccattgacgagccggcagcggcgtgcggcactcaaggaggaggcccgccagcggcgtgaggcgcagcaggcggcggatctagcggcgttctCCGCCCCTGCCTCCGCAGCTgaggaggccgcggcggcagcagcgtggcaggagcagcagtgcgacaccgttgcggcgttcgacgcctcgacgggacaagaggcgcgacggcgccggtaccgggaggagatggagcagcgatGGGCTGACGAGCGCCGGCGCCAGCGCGATGAGCGGCAGGGCGCTGTTCCGTGAACGGCGTGACTtcgatcgagcgccggcggcgtgagtcgatcgagctccagcagcaggcgacggcggaggagcgtcgacagcgggaggcggcgctacGGCGC
Coding sequences within it:
- the LOC127339939 gene encoding LOB domain-containing protein 23-like translates to MSAMTGNNVDMQPEEDQLEGGGNSPKRCAACKYLRRRCAHDCVLAPYFPASHPHRYACVHRVFGASNVARLLQSLPVEERGQAAESLAMEAQWRVGDPVYGCTGIINRLQEEILVAQCELARTRAQLDMAAAQIQLQQQAPVPPPPPPRWPQPAGNHHHHVAAVAQRQDEAPFLDPDEFLDLDAF